One stretch of Streptomyces sp. MMBL 11-1 DNA includes these proteins:
- a CDS encoding 2'-5' RNA ligase family protein, which yields MGTVTLGVSIAVPEPYGSLLQDRRASFGDPAAFGIPTHVTLLPPTEVQSADLPAIEAHLDRIATAGRPFPMRLSGTGTFRPLSPVVFVQVAAGASACSWLQKRVRDASGPLVRELQFPYHPHVTVAHGIAEEAMDRAYQELADYEAAWTCGSFALYEQGPDAVWRKIRDFPFGGGGGAPVVPAQGGCAADAPSTPSLRP from the coding sequence GTGGGGACCGTAACGCTCGGCGTTTCGATCGCGGTCCCGGAGCCCTACGGCAGCCTGCTCCAGGACCGCCGCGCGAGCTTCGGGGACCCTGCCGCCTTCGGCATTCCCACCCACGTCACCCTGCTCCCGCCGACCGAGGTGCAGTCGGCCGACCTCCCGGCGATCGAGGCGCACCTCGACAGGATCGCCACGGCCGGCCGCCCCTTCCCGATGCGACTGTCCGGCACGGGCACCTTCCGCCCGCTGTCGCCGGTCGTCTTCGTCCAGGTCGCCGCGGGCGCCTCGGCCTGCTCCTGGCTCCAGAAGCGGGTACGGGACGCCTCCGGCCCCCTGGTGCGCGAGCTCCAGTTCCCGTACCACCCGCACGTCACCGTGGCCCACGGCATCGCCGAGGAAGCCATGGACCGGGCCTACCAGGAGCTCGCGGACTACGAGGCCGCCTGGACCTGCGGATCCTTCGCGCTGTACGAGCAGGGCCCGGACGCCGTCTGGCGCAAGATCAGGGACTTCCCGTTCGGCGGGGGCGGCGGGGCTCCAGTGGTCCCCGCCCAGGGCGGCTGCGCGGCCGACGCCCCGTCGACGCCGTCGCTGCGGCCCTGA
- the trpS gene encoding tryptophan--tRNA ligase: MLSGIQPTAGSFHLGNYLGAVRQWVALQETHDAFYMVVDLHAITIPQDPAELRANTRLAVAQLLAAGVDPERCTLFVQSHVPEHAQLGWVMNCLTGFGEASRMTQFKDKSAKQGTDRATVGLFTYPVLQVADILLYQANQVPVGEDQRQHIELTRDLAERFNGRYGQTFTVPAPYILKETAKIFDLQDPAVKMSKSASTPKGLINLLDDPKATAKKVKSAVTDTDTVIRFDVEKKPGVSNLLSILSTLSGSPVEDLERAYEGKGYGALKTDLAEAMVEFVTPFRARTQQYLDDPETLDAILAKGAEKARAVAAETLAQTYDRMGFLPAKH; the protein is encoded by the coding sequence GTGCTCTCCGGGATCCAGCCCACCGCGGGCTCGTTCCACCTCGGCAACTACCTGGGCGCGGTACGCCAGTGGGTGGCCCTGCAGGAGACCCACGACGCCTTCTACATGGTCGTGGATCTGCACGCGATCACGATCCCGCAGGACCCCGCCGAGCTGCGGGCCAACACCCGGCTCGCCGTGGCGCAGCTGCTGGCGGCCGGGGTGGACCCGGAGCGGTGCACGCTCTTCGTCCAGAGCCATGTGCCCGAGCACGCCCAGCTCGGCTGGGTGATGAACTGCCTCACGGGCTTCGGCGAGGCCTCCCGGATGACGCAGTTCAAGGACAAGTCCGCCAAGCAGGGCACGGACCGGGCCACCGTCGGCCTCTTCACCTACCCCGTGCTCCAGGTCGCGGACATCCTGCTCTACCAGGCGAACCAGGTCCCGGTGGGCGAGGACCAGCGCCAGCACATCGAGCTGACCCGCGACCTCGCCGAGCGGTTCAACGGCCGGTACGGACAGACGTTCACTGTCCCCGCGCCGTACATCCTCAAGGAGACGGCGAAGATCTTCGACCTCCAGGACCCGGCGGTCAAGATGAGCAAGTCGGCCTCCACGCCGAAGGGCCTCATCAACCTGCTCGACGACCCGAAGGCCACGGCGAAGAAGGTGAAGAGCGCTGTCACCGACACCGACACGGTGATCCGCTTCGACGTCGAGAAGAAGCCCGGCGTCAGCAACCTGCTCTCGATTCTCTCCACCCTCTCCGGCAGCCCCGTCGAGGACCTGGAACGGGCGTACGAGGGCAAGGGCTACGGTGCGCTGAAGACCGATCTGGCCGAGGCCATGGTGGAATTCGTCACTCCTTTCCGGGCCCGCACCCAGCAGTATCTGGACGACCCGGAGACGCTGGATGCCATCCTTGCCAAGGGAGCGGAGAAGGCCAGGGCCGTCGCCGCGGAGACTCTGGCACAGACGTACGACCGGATGGGCTTCCTGCCCGCGAAGCACTGA
- a CDS encoding FAD-binding protein, protein MSVDTVSLTGWGRTAPTTAVRFRPRTHEEAAAVVRGRGPRGVIARGLGRSPGDAAQNAGGSVLDLTGLARVGGVDAVAGVVRCDAGVSLERLLRVLLPLGWLPPVVPGTGRVTVGGAIGSDLPGLDHRRSGSFARHVSALELLTAEGEVRTVLPGTALFDATAGGLGLTGVILGATLRLRRVATGLMSVSTERAGDLDDLLARFTSGGDRLPYASAWVDLMARGRATGRGILTRGEHATPDMSPAHAERTVHSSRSGGARGGFRLAGFPPVPGGLLGPASAALYNEVRYRGASRARTGELRPVPAFFHAPDAFPEANLLYGRGGLVRYRFALGYGQEETLHRVVRRIAARRSPAVRAVLQRFGAADPGPLSFAAPGWSLALDLPAALPGLARFLDDVDEEVAAAGGRVCLAKDSRMRPETAASMYPGLADFRELRARLDPTEAFRSDLSRRLGL, encoded by the coding sequence ATGTCCGTCGACACGGTGTCCTTGACCGGCTGGGGCCGCACCGCCCCGACGACCGCCGTGCGGTTTCGCCCCCGTACCCACGAGGAGGCGGCCGCCGTCGTCCGGGGGCGCGGGCCCCGGGGTGTCATCGCGCGCGGGCTGGGGCGGTCGCCCGGCGACGCGGCGCAGAACGCGGGCGGCTCGGTGCTCGACCTGACGGGCCTGGCCCGGGTCGGCGGGGTCGACGCCGTCGCGGGTGTGGTGCGCTGCGACGCCGGGGTGAGCCTGGAGCGTCTGCTGCGGGTGCTGCTGCCGCTCGGCTGGCTCCCGCCGGTCGTGCCCGGGACCGGCAGGGTGACGGTCGGCGGGGCGATCGGCTCCGATCTGCCCGGCCTCGACCACCGCCGCTCGGGCTCGTTCGCCCGGCATGTGAGCGCCCTGGAGCTGCTCACCGCCGAGGGCGAGGTGCGTACGGTACTGCCCGGCACCGCCCTCTTCGACGCGACCGCCGGGGGTCTGGGGCTGACCGGGGTGATCCTGGGCGCCACCCTGCGCCTCCGGCGCGTGGCGACCGGGTTGATGTCCGTCTCCACCGAGCGCGCCGGGGACCTGGACGATCTGCTGGCCCGCTTCACCTCGGGCGGCGACCGGCTGCCGTACGCCTCCGCCTGGGTCGACCTGATGGCCCGGGGCCGGGCGACCGGACGCGGGATCCTCACCCGGGGGGAGCATGCGACCCCCGACATGAGCCCGGCGCACGCGGAGCGCACTGTGCACTCCTCGCGCTCCGGAGGGGCCCGGGGAGGGTTCCGGCTCGCCGGCTTCCCGCCGGTGCCGGGTGGGCTGCTCGGCCCGGCCTCGGCCGCCCTGTACAACGAGGTGCGCTACCGCGGCGCATCCCGCGCGCGGACCGGTGAGCTGCGGCCGGTCCCCGCGTTCTTCCACGCCCCGGACGCCTTCCCGGAGGCGAACCTGCTGTACGGCCGGGGCGGCCTGGTGCGGTACCGGTTCGCCCTCGGGTACGGCCAGGAGGAGACCCTCCACCGGGTCGTACGGCGGATCGCGGCGCGCCGGAGCCCCGCCGTGCGGGCCGTGCTCCAGCGGTTCGGGGCGGCGGACCCCGGCCCGCTGTCGTTCGCCGCGCCCGGCTGGTCCCTGGCCCTGGATCTGCCCGCGGCCCTGCCCGGCCTGGCCCGCTTCCTGGACGACGTCGACGAGGAGGTGGCCGCCGCCGGTGGCCGGGTCTGCCTGGCGAAGGACTCCCGGATGCGGCCGGAGACGGCGGCCTCGATGTACCCGGGTCTCGCGGACTTCCGGGAGCTGCGGGCGCGGCTGGACCCGACGGAGGCGTTCCGCTCCGACCTGTCGCGCCGCCTCGGGCTGTAA
- a CDS encoding metallophosphoesterase: MAAVVFALMGLVVLVLLGTVHRYLWRRFVGDTTAPGSPLRRVGTVAAFVLPLLSVGAMMSGRVGAPFWLQQVLAWPGFLWLACLLYLTLALLVGEVVRPVLLRVLARRDGARPGGDARTVPEPAAAAPVEGNGSGTGTPADVPGEPRPRTEELVPSGPAGASARSEAAGNAAPAPVTGTEREREAEPAAEDPAAPATSTTAPAITPAAAPGPASAPAPASVAVSALAPGPASASVSAPAPAIGPSRRLFVSRVVGGAAAAAGLATVGYGAYGVLRGPSVRRITVPLAKLPRAAHGFRIAVVSDIHIGPILGRAHTRRIVDTINATSPDLVAVVGDLVDGSVADLGSAAEPLAALRARHGSFFVTGNHEYFSGAEQWVDHVRELGLHPLENARVEIEGFDLAGVNDIAGETEGQGPDFARALGDRDRGRAAVLLAHQPVVIHDAVEHGVDLQLSGHTHGGQLWPGNFLAELANPTVDGLERYGDTQLFVSRGAGAWGPPVRVGAPSDITVVELASRQA; this comes from the coding sequence ATGGCTGCAGTGGTCTTCGCTCTGATGGGGCTCGTGGTGCTGGTGCTGCTCGGCACCGTGCACCGGTATCTGTGGCGCCGCTTCGTCGGTGACACGACGGCGCCGGGCAGCCCGCTGCGCCGGGTGGGCACCGTCGCGGCCTTCGTCCTGCCCCTGCTGAGCGTCGGCGCGATGATGTCCGGCCGGGTGGGTGCCCCCTTCTGGCTCCAGCAGGTGCTGGCCTGGCCGGGCTTCCTGTGGCTCGCCTGTCTGCTCTACCTGACGCTGGCGCTGCTCGTGGGCGAGGTCGTACGTCCGGTTCTCCTGCGGGTCCTCGCCCGGCGCGACGGGGCGAGGCCGGGGGGCGATGCCCGGACCGTTCCGGAGCCGGCCGCGGCGGCCCCGGTGGAAGGAAACGGAAGCGGAACCGGAACCCCCGCCGACGTCCCGGGCGAGCCCCGCCCCCGTACCGAAGAACTGGTGCCGTCCGGCCCGGCCGGGGCCTCCGCCCGATCGGAAGCGGCCGGGAATGCGGCACCGGCCCCCGTGACGGGGACGGAAAGGGAACGGGAAGCGGAACCGGCCGCCGAAGACCCGGCCGCCCCGGCCACCTCGACCACCGCCCCCGCCATCACCCCTGCCGCCGCGCCCGGTCCTGCCTCGGCGCCGGCTCCTGCCTCCGTGGCTGTCTCCGCCCTCGCGCCCGGCCCTGCCTCGGCTTCTGTCTCCGCGCCGGCTCCCGCCATCGGCCCCTCCCGGCGGCTCTTCGTCTCCCGGGTCGTCGGCGGCGCGGCGGCCGCCGCCGGACTCGCCACCGTCGGGTACGGCGCGTACGGCGTGCTGCGCGGGCCCAGCGTCCGGCGGATCACCGTCCCGCTGGCCAAACTGCCCCGCGCCGCCCACGGCTTCCGGATCGCCGTGGTCAGCGACATCCACATCGGCCCGATCCTCGGCCGCGCCCATACCCGCCGGATCGTCGACACGATCAACGCGACCTCGCCCGACCTGGTCGCCGTCGTCGGCGACCTCGTCGACGGGTCCGTCGCGGACCTGGGCTCCGCCGCCGAACCGCTGGCCGCCCTGCGCGCCCGGCACGGCAGCTTCTTCGTCACCGGCAACCACGAGTACTTCTCCGGTGCCGAACAGTGGGTCGACCACGTCCGCGAGCTGGGCCTGCACCCCTTGGAGAACGCCCGGGTCGAGATCGAGGGCTTCGACCTCGCCGGCGTCAACGACATCGCGGGCGAGACCGAGGGGCAGGGCCCCGACTTCGCCCGCGCGCTGGGCGACCGGGACCGCGGCCGGGCCGCCGTCCTCCTCGCCCACCAGCCCGTCGTCATCCACGACGCCGTCGAGCACGGTGTCGACCTCCAGCTCTCCGGCCACACCCACGGCGGACAGCTCTGGCCCGGCAACTTCCTCGCCGAGCTGGCCAACCCCACCGTCGACGGACTCGAACGCTACGGCGACACCCAGCTCTTCGTCTCGCGCGGCGCGGGCGCCTGGGGCCCGCCGGTCCGGGTGGGCGCCCCCTCCGACATCACCGTCGTGGAGCTGGCGTCCCGTCAGGCGTAG
- the rocD gene encoding ornithine--oxo-acid transaminase: protein MSTTETAIASAEAHSAHNYHPLPVVVASAEGAWMTDVEGRRYLDLLAGYSALNFGHGNRRLIDAAKAQLDRVTLTSRAFHHDRFADFCTELAALCGMETVLPMNTGAEAVETAVKTARKWGYRVKGVPDGMAKIIVASDNFHGRTTTIVSFSTDPEARADFGPYTPGFEIVPYGDLTAMREAMTENTVAVLIEPVQGEAGVLVPPAGYLPGVRELTRERNVLFIADEIQSGLGRTGKTFALDHEGVVPDMYVLGKALGGGVVPVSAVVSSAAVLGVFRPGEHGSTFGGNPLACAVALEVIAMLRTGEYQQRAAELGDHLHRELGLLAGGGAVESVRGRGLWAGVDIAPALGTGREISEKLMELGVLVKDTHGSTIRIAPPLVISKEDLDWGLDRLRSVLSA, encoded by the coding sequence GTGTCGACCACGGAAACTGCCATCGCCTCCGCCGAGGCGCACAGCGCGCACAACTACCACCCGTTGCCGGTCGTCGTGGCCTCGGCGGAGGGCGCCTGGATGACGGATGTCGAGGGCCGCCGGTACCTCGATCTGCTCGCCGGGTACTCGGCGCTCAATTTCGGCCACGGCAACCGTCGGCTCATCGACGCGGCCAAGGCCCAGCTGGACCGGGTGACCCTGACGTCCCGGGCCTTCCACCACGACCGGTTCGCCGACTTCTGTACGGAGCTGGCGGCGCTGTGCGGCATGGAGACGGTGCTGCCGATGAACACCGGGGCGGAGGCCGTGGAGACCGCGGTGAAGACCGCCCGCAAGTGGGGCTACCGGGTCAAGGGCGTGCCGGACGGCATGGCGAAGATCATCGTGGCCTCGGACAACTTCCACGGCCGCACGACCACGATCGTCAGCTTCTCCACCGACCCGGAGGCCCGGGCCGACTTCGGCCCGTACACCCCCGGCTTCGAGATCGTCCCGTACGGGGACCTCACCGCGATGCGGGAGGCGATGACCGAGAACACCGTGGCGGTGCTGATCGAGCCGGTCCAGGGCGAGGCCGGGGTGCTGGTGCCGCCGGCCGGCTATCTCCCCGGCGTACGGGAGCTGACCCGCGAGCGGAACGTCCTGTTCATCGCGGACGAGATCCAGTCGGGCCTGGGGCGTACGGGGAAGACGTTCGCGCTGGACCACGAGGGCGTGGTGCCGGACATGTACGTGCTCGGCAAGGCGCTGGGCGGCGGGGTGGTGCCGGTCTCCGCGGTGGTCTCCTCCGCTGCGGTGCTCGGCGTGTTCCGGCCCGGCGAGCACGGCTCCACGTTCGGCGGGAACCCGCTGGCCTGCGCGGTGGCGCTGGAGGTGATCGCGATGCTGCGGACCGGCGAGTACCAGCAGCGGGCGGCCGAGCTGGGCGACCATCTGCACCGGGAGCTGGGCCTGTTGGCGGGCGGCGGCGCGGTGGAGTCGGTGCGCGGCCGGGGTCTGTGGGCGGGCGTCGACATCGCTCCGGCGCTGGGCACCGGCCGGGAGATCTCCGAGAAGCTGATGGAGCTGGGGGTGCTGGTGAAGGACACCCACGGCTCCACGATCCGGATCGCTCCGCCGCTGGTGATCAGCAAGGAGGACCTGGACTGGGGTCTGGACCGGCTGCGGTCGGTGCTGAGCGCCTGA
- a CDS encoding D-alanyl-D-alanine carboxypeptidase family protein, producing the protein MPALKKIALTVTSAALLSGFVLSPATAADKDKSDDKQPKPPSTMSSLGGEQLGRAGTQVNLGPGAPVLPKALTGRSWIVADAENGDVLAAHNSHWRLPPASTMKMLFADTVLPALQPTTLTHKVTEGELSGVGEGSSLVGIKEDHTYTVHDLWLGVFLRSGNDAVHVLSEMYGGIPKTVAAMQKHAEELQALDTRVVSPDGYDAPRQVSSAYDLTLIARSGLQKKDFREYAATASADFPGEEKKGKKRGSFEIQNTNRLITGDIGVEPYQGIAGVKNGYTTHAGNTFTGVAERNGKVLLVTVMNPSAEESHAVYKEAASLLDWGFAASGKVTPVGELVPPKSVDTGTGTGTGGKGAAKPAAGADQGSGGQAEAAHASAASNGSSGVGVVLAIIGGLLVFLAGGVFLVNRRWPLTGLARRTPPEAGPAGTAEPAEPTASAAPTDKS; encoded by the coding sequence GTGCCAGCTCTGAAAAAGATCGCCCTCACGGTCACATCCGCCGCCTTGTTGTCCGGTTTCGTCCTGAGTCCCGCCACGGCGGCCGACAAGGACAAGAGCGACGACAAACAGCCCAAGCCGCCGAGCACGATGTCCAGCCTCGGTGGGGAGCAGCTCGGCAGGGCCGGTACCCAGGTCAATCTGGGCCCGGGGGCACCGGTGCTGCCCAAGGCGCTGACCGGCCGGTCCTGGATCGTCGCGGACGCGGAGAACGGGGACGTTCTGGCGGCGCACAACTCGCACTGGCGGCTGCCGCCCGCCTCCACCATGAAGATGCTCTTCGCGGACACCGTCCTGCCCGCGCTCCAGCCCACCACCCTGACCCACAAGGTGACGGAAGGTGAGCTGTCCGGGGTCGGCGAGGGCAGCAGCCTGGTCGGGATCAAGGAGGACCACACCTACACGGTCCACGACCTGTGGCTCGGGGTGTTCCTGCGGTCGGGCAACGACGCGGTGCACGTCCTGTCGGAGATGTACGGCGGCATCCCGAAGACGGTGGCCGCGATGCAGAAGCACGCCGAGGAGCTCCAGGCCCTGGACACCCGGGTGGTCTCGCCGGACGGGTACGACGCCCCGCGCCAGGTCTCCAGCGCCTACGACCTGACCCTGATCGCCCGCAGCGGACTCCAGAAGAAGGACTTCCGCGAGTACGCGGCGACCGCGTCGGCCGACTTCCCGGGCGAGGAGAAGAAGGGGAAGAAGCGTGGCTCCTTCGAGATCCAGAACACCAACCGGCTGATCACCGGCGACATCGGCGTGGAACCGTACCAGGGCATCGCGGGCGTCAAGAACGGCTACACCACCCACGCGGGCAACACGTTCACCGGCGTCGCCGAGCGCAACGGCAAGGTCCTGCTGGTCACGGTCATGAATCCGTCGGCGGAGGAGAGCCACGCCGTCTACAAGGAGGCCGCGAGCCTGCTCGACTGGGGCTTCGCCGCGAGCGGCAAGGTGACGCCCGTCGGCGAGCTGGTGCCACCGAAGTCCGTGGACACCGGCACCGGCACCGGCACCGGCGGCAAGGGTGCGGCGAAGCCCGCCGCCGGAGCCGACCAGGGCTCGGGCGGACAGGCGGAGGCCGCGCACGCGTCGGCGGCCTCGAACGGTTCCAGCGGGGTCGGGGTCGTCCTGGCGATCATCGGCGGGCTGCTGGTGTTCCTGGCCGGCGGGGTGTTCCTCGTCAACCGTCGCTGGCCGCTGACCGGCCTGGCCCGCCGCACCCCGCCGGAGGCCGGCCCGGCCGGCACCGCCGAGCCGGCCGAGCCGACGGCCTCGGCCGCCCCGACCGACAAGTCATAG
- a CDS encoding YihY/virulence factor BrkB family protein encodes MDWLKKLPVIGPLVARLMETHVWRSYERLDRVHWARLAAAITFISFLALFPLIAVGAAVAAALLSDKQLDTIKEKLADQVPGISDQLGIDGLVANAGTVGLVAGALLLFTGIGWVGSMRECLRAVWELDDVQEANPVVAKVKDAVLLVGLGGAALATLAVSTIGSTAVGWTADLIGIPEDGAGGILLRVAALAVAVAAGFLLLLYLLTLLPGVEPPRRRLVVAALLGAVGFELLKLLLGSYMREVAGKSMYGAFGVPIALLLWINFTAKLLLFCAAWTATGSKDEEAGEDTGQDPGADGAGADGAGADAPGPGGAATESGGSTRV; translated from the coding sequence ATGGACTGGCTGAAGAAACTCCCGGTGATCGGGCCCCTGGTCGCCCGGCTGATGGAGACGCACGTGTGGCGTTCGTACGAGCGGCTGGACCGGGTCCACTGGGCCAGGCTCGCGGCGGCGATCACCTTCATCAGCTTCCTGGCCCTCTTCCCGCTGATCGCGGTCGGCGCTGCCGTCGCCGCCGCCCTGCTCAGCGACAAGCAGCTCGACACCATCAAGGAGAAGCTCGCCGACCAGGTGCCCGGCATCTCCGACCAGCTGGGCATCGACGGGCTGGTCGCCAACGCGGGCACGGTCGGCCTGGTGGCCGGCGCGCTGCTGTTGTTCACGGGCATCGGCTGGGTCGGCTCGATGCGGGAGTGCCTGCGCGCGGTCTGGGAGCTGGACGACGTCCAGGAGGCCAACCCCGTCGTCGCCAAGGTGAAGGACGCCGTGCTGCTGGTCGGCCTCGGCGGCGCGGCGCTCGCCACCCTGGCGGTCTCCACCATCGGCTCGACGGCGGTCGGCTGGACCGCCGACCTGATCGGCATCCCCGAGGACGGGGCCGGCGGCATCCTGCTGCGGGTGGCCGCCCTGGCGGTCGCGGTCGCCGCCGGTTTCCTGCTGCTGCTCTACCTGCTGACGCTGCTGCCCGGGGTGGAGCCGCCCCGGCGGCGGCTGGTGGTCGCGGCCCTGCTCGGGGCGGTCGGCTTCGAACTGCTCAAGCTGCTGCTCGGCAGCTACATGCGGGAGGTCGCGGGCAAGAGCATGTACGGCGCGTTCGGCGTGCCGATCGCGCTGCTCCTGTGGATCAACTTCACCGCGAAGCTGCTGCTGTTCTGCGCCGCCTGGACGGCGACCGGCAGCAAGGACGAGGAGGCCGGCGAAGACACCGGCCAGGACCCCGGCGCGGACGGTGCCGGCGCGGACGGTGCCGGCGCTGACGCTCCCGGCCCGGGTGGAGCCGCCACGGAGTCCGGCGGCTCCACCCGGGTCTGA
- a CDS encoding glutathionylspermidine synthase family protein has translation MERRTTEPRPGWQETVESQGVVYPLTRYPDDSLRPYWDESAYYVFSLPEVEALEETVEELHRMCLAAAAHIVERDRFADLGITDPRLAALVAESWRRRAELPSVYGRFDLRYDGSGPAKMLEYNADTPTSLVEAASAQWFWMEDRFPGADQWNSLHERLVDAWKRQAPLLPPGPLHFVHSDGDEAGEDLMTVAYLRETAQQAGLDTEALSVEEIGWDRLSGRFVDDRLRFIRSCFKLYPWEWLATDRFGPQVLDTLDNGGGSGTTCWIEPAWKMLLSNKALLAILWELYPGHPNLLPAYLDGPRELAGPGGAGYVSKPLLGREGAGVELHGPGSPPVSRDEPCCYQEVAPLPDFDGNRVVLGAWVVEDEAAGLGIRESAGPVTDEYARFLPHVIL, from the coding sequence ATGGAGCGCCGCACGACCGAGCCGCGCCCCGGCTGGCAGGAGACCGTCGAGTCGCAGGGCGTCGTCTACCCGCTCACCCGCTACCCGGACGACTCGCTGCGTCCGTACTGGGACGAGAGCGCCTACTACGTCTTCTCGCTGCCCGAGGTCGAGGCGCTGGAGGAGACCGTCGAGGAACTGCACAGGATGTGCCTGGCCGCCGCCGCGCACATCGTCGAGCGGGACCGCTTCGCCGACCTCGGCATCACCGACCCCCGACTCGCCGCGCTGGTCGCCGAGTCCTGGCGCCGGCGCGCCGAACTGCCGTCCGTGTACGGGCGGTTCGACCTGCGCTACGACGGCAGCGGCCCGGCGAAGATGCTGGAGTACAACGCCGACACCCCGACCTCGCTGGTGGAGGCCGCGAGCGCGCAGTGGTTCTGGATGGAGGACCGGTTCCCCGGGGCCGACCAGTGGAACTCCCTGCACGAGCGGCTGGTCGACGCCTGGAAGCGGCAGGCGCCCCTGCTGCCGCCCGGGCCGCTGCACTTCGTCCACTCCGACGGCGACGAGGCGGGCGAGGACCTGATGACGGTCGCGTATCTGCGCGAGACCGCCCAGCAGGCCGGGCTCGACACCGAGGCGCTGTCCGTCGAGGAGATCGGCTGGGACCGGCTGTCGGGCCGGTTCGTCGACGACCGGCTGCGGTTCATCCGCAGCTGCTTCAAGCTCTACCCCTGGGAGTGGCTGGCCACGGACCGCTTCGGCCCGCAGGTGCTGGACACCCTCGACAACGGCGGCGGCTCCGGCACCACCTGCTGGATCGAGCCCGCCTGGAAGATGCTCCTCTCCAACAAGGCGCTGCTCGCGATCCTCTGGGAGCTGTACCCCGGCCACCCGAACCTGCTGCCCGCGTATCTCGACGGGCCGCGCGAGCTGGCCGGGCCGGGCGGGGCCGGATACGTGTCCAAGCCGCTGCTCGGCCGCGAGGGCGCCGGCGTCGAGCTGCACGGCCCCGGCTCCCCGCCCGTGTCGCGCGACGAGCCGTGCTGCTACCAGGAGGTGGCCCCGCTGCCCGACTTCGACGGCAACCGGGTGGTGCTCGGCGCGTGGGTCGTCGAGGACGAGGCGGCGGGGCTCGGCATCCGGGAGTCGGCGGGGCCGGTCACGGACGAGTACGCCCGCTTCCTGCCCCACGTCATCCTCTGA
- a CDS encoding SCO4848 family membrane protein: MKLSRRVSWFLLAFGVWSWFIWITFVKNLWQDGSGLAFDDAGEPTGYFWVHLLLAITSFSLGTAVGVIGLRGVRALRDDRA; the protein is encoded by the coding sequence ATGAAGCTCAGCCGCCGCGTGTCCTGGTTCCTGCTCGCGTTCGGGGTGTGGAGCTGGTTCATCTGGATCACTTTCGTCAAGAACCTGTGGCAGGACGGCAGCGGGCTCGCCTTCGACGACGCGGGCGAACCGACCGGGTACTTCTGGGTGCACCTGCTGCTCGCCATCACGTCCTTTTCTCTGGGGACGGCGGTCGGCGTGATCGGGTTGCGCGGAGTCCGGGCTTTGCGCGACGACCGCGCATGA
- a CDS encoding decaprenylphospho-beta-D-erythro-pentofuranosid-2-ulose 2-reductase translates to MKDAFGAPQSLLVLGGTSEIALATARRLIALRTRRVWLAGRPSPALESAAAELRGRGAEVRTVDFDALDSASHEVVLGKVFAEGDVDVVLMAFGVLGDQARDEEEPMAAVRVAQTNYTGAVSAGLVCAGALQAQGHGSLVVLSSVAGERARRADFIYGSSKAGLDAFAQGLGDALQGTGVQVMVVRPGFVRTRATAGRPEQPFATGPEEVAEAIVTGLRRRSETVWVPGSLRAVMAALRHVPRPLFRRLPL, encoded by the coding sequence GTGAAGGATGCCTTCGGCGCCCCCCAGTCCCTGCTCGTCCTCGGCGGCACCTCCGAGATCGCCCTGGCCACGGCGCGCCGGCTGATCGCCCTGCGCACCCGCCGGGTCTGGCTGGCCGGCCGCCCCTCCCCGGCCCTGGAGTCGGCCGCCGCCGAGCTGCGCGGCCGGGGGGCGGAGGTGCGGACCGTCGACTTCGACGCGCTGGACTCCGCCTCCCACGAGGTCGTCCTCGGCAAGGTCTTCGCGGAGGGCGACGTCGACGTGGTGCTGATGGCGTTCGGAGTCCTCGGCGATCAGGCCCGGGACGAGGAGGAGCCGATGGCCGCGGTCCGGGTCGCCCAGACCAACTACACGGGGGCGGTCTCCGCCGGGCTGGTGTGCGCCGGCGCACTGCAGGCGCAGGGGCACGGTTCGCTGGTGGTGCTGTCCTCGGTGGCCGGGGAGCGCGCCCGGCGCGCGGACTTCATCTACGGCTCCAGCAAGGCGGGCCTCGACGCGTTCGCGCAGGGGCTCGGCGACGCGCTTCAGGGGACCGGGGTGCAGGTGATGGTCGTCCGCCCCGGCTTCGTCCGGACCCGGGCCACGGCGGGGCGGCCGGAGCAGCCGTTCGCGACCGGCCCGGAGGAGGTCGCGGAGGCGATCGTCACGGGGCTGCGGCGGCGCTCGGAGACCGTGTGGGTGCCCGGTTCGCTCCGGGCGGTGATGGCGGCGCTGCGGCACGTCCCGCGCCCGCTGTTCCGTCGGCTGCCGCTCTAG